In Halobacterium sp. R2-5, the following are encoded in one genomic region:
- the guaA gene encoding glutamine-hydrolyzing GMP synthase, with the protein MVDVEEFVADAKEEIREELGDSTAIIALSGGVDSSTAAALAYEAVGDQLVPVYVDTGLMRKGETDEIREVFDYMDSLRVVEAQDRFFDELAGVTDPEEKRHVIGEQFIREFETVADEVDADYLVQGTIYPDRIESEGTIKSHHNVGGLPERVGFEGIVEPMRDLYKDEVREVARHLDLEEIISERMPFPGPGLAVRVIGEATPAKVEVAREATAVVEEELEEYDPWQAFAAVLGKATGVKGDNRVHGYVVAVRSVESRDGMTARAQELEWETLQRLQSRIAGTIDNVSRVVYDVTHKPPATIEYE; encoded by the coding sequence ATGGTCGACGTCGAGGAGTTCGTCGCGGACGCCAAGGAAGAAATCCGTGAGGAGCTCGGCGACAGCACCGCCATCATCGCGCTCTCGGGCGGCGTCGACTCCTCTACGGCCGCCGCGCTGGCGTACGAGGCGGTCGGCGACCAGCTCGTCCCCGTCTACGTCGACACCGGCCTGATGCGGAAGGGCGAGACCGACGAAATTCGGGAGGTCTTCGACTACATGGACAGCCTCCGCGTCGTCGAGGCCCAGGACCGTTTCTTCGACGAACTCGCGGGCGTCACGGACCCCGAGGAGAAGCGCCACGTCATCGGCGAGCAGTTCATCCGGGAGTTCGAGACGGTCGCCGACGAGGTCGACGCCGACTACCTCGTGCAGGGTACCATCTACCCGGACCGCATCGAGAGCGAGGGCACCATCAAGAGCCACCACAACGTCGGCGGGTTGCCCGAGCGCGTCGGCTTCGAGGGCATCGTCGAACCGATGCGGGACCTCTACAAGGACGAGGTCCGGGAGGTCGCGCGCCACCTCGACCTCGAGGAGATCATCAGCGAGCGCATGCCGTTCCCCGGCCCCGGCCTCGCCGTGCGCGTCATCGGCGAAGCCACGCCGGCGAAGGTCGAGGTCGCCCGCGAGGCGACCGCGGTCGTCGAGGAGGAACTCGAGGAGTACGACCCGTGGCAGGCGTTCGCCGCCGTCCTCGGGAAAGCGACGGGCGTGAAGGGCGACAACCGCGTGCACGGCTACGTCGTCGCCGTCCGCTCGGTCGAATCCCGTGACGGGATGACCGCCCGCGCCCAGGAACTGGAGTGGGAGACCCTCCAGCGCCTGCAGTCCCGCATCGCGGGGACCATCGACAACGTCTCCCGCGTCGTCTACGACGTCACCCACAAGCCACCCGCGACAATCGAGTACGAATGA
- a CDS encoding CTP synthetase: MKAIVVGPDRGIVDALEAEGVAVTSIEGVASGERLEDAGVADADLLVITDAAEATAIPVAREQNEALKIVAYTPDSMPEFVKGVLDLAVDPALLGAETVAEELVGPDS, translated from the coding sequence ATGAAGGCAATCGTCGTCGGTCCCGACCGCGGCATCGTCGACGCCCTCGAAGCCGAGGGCGTGGCAGTCACCAGCATCGAGGGCGTCGCGTCCGGCGAACGGCTCGAAGACGCCGGCGTCGCGGACGCCGACCTGCTGGTCATCACGGACGCCGCCGAGGCCACCGCCATCCCCGTCGCTCGCGAGCAGAACGAGGCCCTGAAAATCGTCGCGTACACGCCCGACTCGATGCCCGAGTTCGTGAAGGGCGTCCTCGACCTCGCCGTCGACCCCGCGCTGCTCGGGGCGGAGACGGTCGCCGAGGAACTCGTCGGACCCGACAGCTAA
- a CDS encoding cupin domain-containing protein, with amino-acid sequence MSLDRYPDLAPDAGEVVTEELYYSPDELVKAFALGPGAEVEPHEHGDQTNTFHVLEGELVVVQGDSEETVDAPGVVVHERGVAHGARNESDDVAVFTATMAPMES; translated from the coding sequence GTGTCACTCGACCGCTACCCCGACCTCGCGCCCGACGCGGGAGAGGTCGTCACGGAGGAGCTGTACTACTCGCCGGACGAACTCGTGAAGGCGTTCGCGCTCGGCCCCGGCGCCGAGGTCGAACCCCACGAGCACGGCGACCAGACGAACACCTTCCACGTGCTGGAGGGCGAACTCGTCGTCGTGCAGGGCGACAGCGAGGAGACCGTAGACGCTCCGGGCGTGGTCGTCCACGAGCGCGGCGTCGCCCACGGCGCGAGAAACGAGAGCGACGACGTCGCGGTGTTCACGGCGACGATGGCGCCGATGGAGTCATAG
- a CDS encoding 5-formyltetrahydrofolate cyclo-ligase: MDKQELRERVWDDLEDSGEARFPFPPHGRIPNFAGASDAADRLAETDAWAAADVVKANPDAPQLPVRRAALRAGKTVYVAVPRLRDEECFLRLDPAEVADVDDATTVSGIGEHGTAVGPEDVEPVDLIVSGSVAVTERGERVGKGEGYSDLEFALLREFDRVGDDTTTVTTVHERQVVDDEIPTSDHDVPMDYVVTPERVVDTDAPAEKPEGIEWDAVSDERREEIPVLERLAP, translated from the coding sequence ATGGACAAGCAGGAGCTCCGCGAGCGCGTCTGGGACGACCTCGAAGACAGCGGCGAGGCGCGCTTCCCGTTCCCGCCGCACGGCCGCATCCCGAACTTCGCGGGCGCGAGCGACGCCGCCGACCGGCTCGCCGAGACGGACGCGTGGGCGGCCGCCGACGTGGTGAAGGCGAACCCGGACGCCCCGCAGTTGCCGGTGCGTCGGGCGGCGCTGCGCGCGGGGAAGACGGTGTACGTCGCGGTGCCGCGGCTGCGCGACGAGGAGTGCTTCCTCCGCCTCGACCCCGCGGAGGTCGCGGACGTCGACGACGCCACGACGGTCAGCGGCATCGGCGAGCACGGAACCGCAGTGGGACCCGAGGACGTCGAGCCCGTCGACCTCATCGTCTCGGGGAGCGTCGCGGTCACGGAGCGCGGCGAGCGCGTCGGCAAGGGCGAGGGGTACAGCGACCTGGAGTTCGCGCTGCTCCGCGAGTTCGACCGCGTGGGTGACGACACGACGACGGTGACGACCGTCCACGAGCGCCAGGTCGTCGACGACGAGATTCCGACGAGCGACCACGACGTGCCGATGGACTACGTCGTCACGCCCGAGCGCGTCGTCGACACCGACGCTCCCGCAGAGAAACCCGAGGGAATCGAGTGGGACGCGGTGAGCGACGAGCGGCGCGAGGAGATTCCGGTCTTGGAGCGCCTGGCGCCCTGA
- a CDS encoding zinc-binding dehydrogenase, whose protein sequence is MTAHVIEEYGSPDVFEETTVETPEPGPEEVRVEVAATSLNPVDYKIRRGDIPDFTPPFPATLHCDVAGVVDAVGDDVEAFEPGDEVYGMPGGAGRQGALADYVVGHADTFAPAPDAIPLEDAAALPVVSTTALEMLTDKADVGDGDELLVYGASGGVGHIGVQLAANLGATVTATGSTAEKRDLASDLGADATVDYTTTDVADYTAEYATGAGFDVVFDPVGDDHIQTAFDAVRPFGTVVTTESSSTQDLSAMHANSLELGVVLVILPVLLGERQERIGEELREIASLVDDGVVEPVVSEYFTFDEVAEAHRRGEAGDFHGKLVLTRE, encoded by the coding sequence ATGACCGCGCACGTGATCGAGGAGTACGGCTCGCCGGACGTCTTCGAGGAGACGACCGTCGAAACCCCCGAGCCCGGGCCCGAGGAGGTCCGCGTCGAGGTCGCGGCGACTAGCCTCAACCCCGTCGACTACAAGATTCGACGCGGCGACATTCCCGACTTCACGCCGCCGTTCCCCGCGACCCTGCACTGCGACGTCGCGGGGGTCGTGGACGCCGTCGGCGACGACGTCGAGGCCTTCGAGCCGGGCGACGAAGTGTACGGGATGCCGGGCGGCGCGGGCCGACAGGGCGCGCTCGCGGACTACGTCGTCGGGCACGCCGACACGTTCGCGCCCGCTCCCGACGCCATTCCGCTGGAGGACGCCGCGGCGCTCCCCGTCGTCTCGACCACCGCTCTGGAGATGCTCACCGACAAAGCCGACGTGGGTGACGGCGACGAGCTGCTCGTCTACGGCGCCAGCGGCGGCGTCGGCCACATCGGCGTCCAGCTCGCCGCGAACCTCGGTGCGACGGTCACCGCGACCGGTTCGACCGCCGAGAAGCGCGACCTCGCTAGCGACCTCGGCGCCGACGCCACCGTCGACTACACGACCACTGACGTCGCCGACTACACGGCCGAGTACGCCACCGGCGCCGGCTTCGATGTGGTGTTCGACCCCGTCGGCGACGACCACATCCAGACGGCCTTCGACGCGGTGCGGCCGTTCGGGACGGTCGTCACCACCGAGTCCAGTTCCACGCAGGACCTCTCCGCGATGCACGCCAACTCCCTCGAACTCGGCGTCGTGCTCGTCATTCTCCCCGTGCTGCTCGGCGAACGACAGGAGCGAATCGGAGAGGAACTCCGCGAAATCGCTTCGCTCGTCGACGACGGCGTGGTCGAGCCCGTCGTCTCGGAGTACTTCACGTTCGACGAGGTCGCCGAGGCCCACCGCCGCGGCGAAGCCGGCGACTTCCACGGCAAGCTCGTGCTCACCCGCGAGTAG
- a CDS encoding MogA/MoaB family molybdenum cofactor biosynthesis protein, which translates to MVDFQSRETRRDDEPDEEPADDADGEPAKDEAHGDEHEHADDHDHHHHDVDRVGLAILTVSTSRSLDDDPAGDAIAEAFEADGHEVVTRELVRDSYDRVQSGIDNLASRDDVDVVVTTGGTGVTPDDVTVDAAEPLFNKELPGFGELFRRRSYEEIGEKVVATRATAGVTDGVLVFCLPGSENAARLGSEQVVVPEIGHLVGLASRDR; encoded by the coding sequence ATGGTCGACTTCCAATCCCGAGAGACCCGGCGGGACGACGAACCCGACGAAGAGCCCGCAGACGACGCCGACGGGGAACCAGCCAAGGACGAAGCACACGGCGACGAGCACGAGCACGCGGACGACCACGACCACCACCATCACGACGTCGACCGGGTCGGCCTCGCGATACTGACAGTGTCGACGTCGCGCTCGCTGGACGACGACCCGGCTGGCGACGCCATCGCCGAGGCGTTCGAGGCCGACGGCCACGAGGTCGTCACGCGGGAGCTCGTGCGGGACAGCTACGACCGCGTGCAGTCCGGCATCGACAACCTCGCGAGCCGCGACGACGTCGACGTCGTCGTCACCACCGGCGGCACGGGCGTCACGCCAGACGACGTCACCGTCGACGCCGCCGAGCCGCTGTTCAACAAGGAGCTCCCCGGGTTCGGCGAGCTGTTCCGCCGGCGCTCCTACGAGGAGATCGGGGAGAAGGTGGTCGCCACGCGGGCGACCGCGGGCGTCACCGACGGCGTGCTCGTGTTCTGCCTGCCGGGCAGCGAGAACGCCGCGCGGCTCGGCAGCGAGCAGGTGGTCGTCCCCGAAATCGGCCACCTCGTCGGGCTCGCGAGCCGCGATCGGTAG
- a CDS encoding zinc-binding dehydrogenase, producing the protein MQAVQFAGHGGTEVVEYGEVPDPEVGRDEALVDVKAGALNHLDVWTRRGMPQLDLAMPHVPGSDAAGVVVETGEDVTRFEEGDRVAVSAGVSCGDCEFCRDGDYPLCSSFHIIGEHVPGVHSEYAAVPEDNLVPVPEGVGWETAAAAPLVFQTAWRMLHTRADIEAGEKVLVLGASGGVGHAAVQIAAHAGAEVYATASSAEKLRYAEEIGADHAIDYETENFADEVRAHTGKRGVDVVVDHVGEATWGDSLRSLAKGGRLVTCGATTGGRPETHVQRLFWNQLSVLGSTMATPGEVDDVLSLVWDGTFDVRIRETLPMSETGRAHELLENREGFGKVVVTPDSERQW; encoded by the coding sequence ATGCAGGCAGTTCAGTTCGCGGGCCACGGCGGCACCGAGGTCGTCGAGTACGGCGAGGTTCCGGACCCCGAGGTCGGGCGGGACGAGGCGCTCGTGGACGTGAAGGCGGGCGCGCTCAACCACCTCGACGTGTGGACGCGCCGCGGGATGCCTCAACTCGACCTGGCGATGCCCCACGTGCCGGGCAGCGACGCGGCGGGCGTGGTCGTCGAGACGGGCGAGGACGTCACGCGCTTCGAGGAGGGCGACCGGGTCGCGGTCTCCGCGGGCGTCTCCTGCGGGGACTGCGAGTTCTGCCGGGACGGCGACTACCCGCTCTGTTCGTCGTTCCACATCATCGGCGAGCACGTCCCGGGCGTCCACAGCGAGTACGCCGCGGTCCCCGAGGACAACCTCGTCCCCGTCCCCGAGGGCGTCGGTTGGGAGACGGCCGCGGCCGCGCCGCTGGTCTTCCAGACGGCGTGGCGGATGCTGCACACGCGCGCCGACATCGAAGCCGGCGAGAAAGTGCTCGTGCTCGGCGCCAGCGGCGGCGTCGGCCACGCGGCCGTCCAGATCGCCGCTCACGCGGGCGCGGAGGTGTACGCGACCGCGAGCAGCGCGGAGAAGCTCCGGTACGCCGAGGAGATCGGCGCCGACCACGCCATCGACTACGAGACCGAGAACTTCGCCGACGAGGTTCGCGCGCACACCGGCAAGCGCGGCGTGGACGTCGTCGTCGACCACGTGGGAGAGGCGACGTGGGGGGACTCGCTGCGATCGCTCGCGAAGGGCGGCCGGCTCGTCACCTGCGGCGCGACCACGGGCGGGCGTCCGGAGACGCACGTCCAGCGGCTGTTCTGGAACCAGCTCTCCGTGCTCGGTTCCACGATGGCGACGCCGGGGGAGGTCGACGACGTGCTCTCGCTGGTCTGGGACGGCACGTTCGACGTCCGGATTCGGGAGACGCTCCCGATGAGCGAGACTGGACGCGCCCACGAACTACTGGAGAACCGGGAGGGCTTTGGGAAGGTAGTGGTAACTCCCGACAGCGAACGCCAATGGTGA
- the tenA gene encoding thiaminase II, protein MPFSDTLLAEAESVWEAQYDHPFVTELAAGTLDAAAFRHWVEQDYRYLLDYADVFSLAAASADGEERTARLAETAHRILADEMDLHRSFAEEYGLTPADLEGAEKAPTCQAYTDHLVRAAREGGLATVAAAVYPCGQGYLDVADHMAELADGEHRYTPFVEKYTSDTFRETVSWMRELVDDLADERPGAREDMRAAFHRSAQLEHDFWEMAYTREQWDVTPHQRTAADAD, encoded by the coding sequence ATGCCGTTCAGCGACACGCTGCTCGCGGAGGCGGAATCGGTCTGGGAAGCCCAGTACGACCACCCGTTCGTCACCGAGCTCGCGGCCGGCACGCTCGACGCCGCGGCGTTCCGGCACTGGGTCGAGCAGGACTACCGCTACCTGCTGGACTACGCGGACGTGTTCTCGCTGGCGGCCGCGAGCGCCGACGGCGAAGAACGGACCGCGCGGCTCGCGGAGACCGCCCACCGCATCCTCGCCGACGAGATGGACCTCCACCGGTCGTTCGCCGAGGAGTACGGGCTCACCCCGGCGGACCTCGAAGGCGCCGAGAAGGCGCCGACCTGCCAGGCGTACACCGACCACCTCGTGCGGGCCGCCCGCGAGGGCGGCCTCGCGACCGTCGCCGCGGCGGTCTACCCCTGTGGGCAGGGCTACCTCGACGTCGCCGACCACATGGCCGAGCTCGCGGACGGCGAGCACCGCTACACGCCGTTCGTCGAGAAGTACACCAGCGACACCTTCCGAGAGACCGTCTCGTGGATGCGCGAACTCGTCGACGACCTCGCCGACGAGCGCCCGGGCGCCCGCGAGGACATGCGCGCGGCGTTCCACCGGAGCGCGCAGCTAGAACACGACTTCTGGGAGATGGCGTACACGCGAGAGCAGTGGGACGTGACGCCGCACCAGCGGACCGCCGCGGACGCCGACTAG
- a CDS encoding desampylase, whose protein sequence is MLELRRAAYDAVLDHARADAPREACGALLGRRDGDEVIATTARRVPNVAEASRVTYELDPEATLAVFDEAAATGREVVGFYHSHPAGPAHMSDTDRERASWPGYVYVLASLAARPPILDAWTWTGERFEPEAVRLGNK, encoded by the coding sequence GTGCTCGAACTCCGACGGGCGGCCTACGACGCGGTGCTCGACCACGCGCGAGCGGACGCGCCCCGGGAGGCCTGCGGCGCGCTGCTCGGTCGCCGGGACGGAGACGAGGTGATCGCGACGACCGCGCGCCGCGTGCCGAACGTCGCGGAAGCGTCGCGCGTGACCTACGAACTCGACCCGGAGGCGACGCTGGCGGTCTTCGACGAAGCGGCGGCGACGGGGCGCGAAGTCGTCGGTTTCTACCACTCGCACCCCGCGGGCCCCGCACACATGAGCGACACCGACCGCGAGCGGGCGTCGTGGCCGGGGTACGTCTACGTGCTCGCGTCGCTGGCCGCGCGCCCGCCGATTCTGGACGCGTGGACGTGGACCGGCGAGCGCTTCGAGCCCGAGGCCGTCCGCCTCGGTAATAAGTAG
- the idi gene encoding isopentenyl-diphosphate Delta-isomerase, producing MSDSGPDVPVESTRTDEAAENAEQDVVAVDAYDEEEGPVNRLDAHTGDGIRHRAFTCLLFDEDGRVLLAQRAARKRLWDTHWDGTVASHPVEGQSQKEATRERLEEELGITPDQYDDLEVTDRFEYKRHYLDEGVEWEVCAVLVATLSDTSLDPDPDEVGGILWADYEDLYENPRYYRQLRLCPWFEIAMRRDFEGDADPVPDGARE from the coding sequence ATGAGCGATTCAGGGCCCGACGTGCCCGTCGAGTCCACGCGCACGGACGAGGCTGCGGAGAACGCCGAACAGGACGTCGTCGCCGTCGACGCGTACGACGAGGAGGAAGGTCCGGTGAACCGCCTCGACGCCCACACGGGCGACGGCATCCGCCACCGCGCGTTCACGTGCCTGCTGTTCGACGAGGACGGCCGCGTGCTGCTCGCCCAGCGCGCCGCCCGCAAGCGCCTCTGGGACACCCACTGGGACGGCACCGTCGCCAGCCACCCCGTCGAGGGCCAGAGCCAGAAGGAGGCCACCCGCGAGCGCCTCGAAGAGGAGCTCGGCATCACGCCCGACCAGTACGACGACCTGGAGGTCACGGACCGCTTCGAGTACAAGCGCCACTACCTCGACGAGGGCGTCGAGTGGGAGGTCTGCGCGGTGCTCGTCGCGACGCTCTCGGACACGAGCCTCGACCCGGACCCCGACGAAGTCGGCGGCATCCTCTGGGCGGACTACGAGGACCTCTACGAGAATCCGCGGTACTACCGCCAGCTCCGGCTCTGCCCGTGGTTCGAGATCGCGATGCGCCGAGACTTCGAGGGCGACGCCGACCCCGTGCCGGACGGCGCCCGCGAGTAG
- a CDS encoding Lrp/AsnC family transcriptional regulator has product MDDIDRRILDALRRDARTPYTEIADDIGVSEGTVRNRVDSLVEDGVIERFTVTTSTGNVKAMIEIGVAMDVDTHEVGDRMVDWEPVDFVWQVSGEDDIVLVVDATDTGGVNQLVSKAREQEEVVSTKTRLILDEKMG; this is encoded by the coding sequence ATGGACGACATCGACCGGCGCATCCTCGACGCGCTCCGACGGGACGCCCGCACCCCGTACACGGAGATCGCCGACGACATCGGCGTCAGCGAGGGCACCGTCCGCAACCGCGTCGACAGCCTCGTCGAGGACGGCGTCATCGAACGGTTCACCGTCACCACCTCCACGGGCAACGTGAAGGCGATGATCGAGATCGGCGTGGCGATGGACGTCGACACCCACGAGGTCGGCGACCGCATGGTCGACTGGGAGCCCGTGGACTTCGTCTGGCAGGTGTCCGGCGAGGACGACATCGTGCTCGTCGTCGACGCCACCGACACCGGCGGCGTCAACCAGCTCGTCTCGAAGGCCCGCGAGCAGGAGGAGGTCGTCTCCACGAAGACCCGGCTCATCCTCGACGAGAAGATGGGCTGA
- the carA gene encoding glutamine-hydrolyzing carbamoyl-phosphate synthase small subunit — protein MSDAYLALETGDVVEANARASGQARGELVFTTAYTGYEESLTDPSYEAQVLTFAYPLIGNYGVREERFESDRVHPSAVVARELTDDVAEWLQDEGVPAVDGLDTRDLVLDIREGGAMKVGIAAGPDATPEDARAQLEDCPHMSDLTDIGSRVSVDEPEVHGEGDVDVALVDCGAKGSIVSSLVDRGATVHVLPYDTTPAELAAVDPDVLFISNGPGDPANFEAAEQLVSEFVGDLPVAGICLGQQVVARALGGTTEKMDFGHRGVNQPVLDYDSGRVVMTTQNHGYTVAEPGDLEVTQINVNDDTPEGLDSEELDVVTRQYHPEANPGPHDSLDFFDDVLALASSRTPVTAD, from the coding sequence ATGTCGGACGCCTACCTCGCGTTAGAGACCGGCGACGTGGTCGAAGCCAACGCCCGTGCCTCCGGGCAGGCGCGAGGCGAACTCGTGTTCACCACCGCGTACACCGGATACGAGGAGAGCCTCACGGACCCGTCCTACGAGGCGCAAGTGCTCACCTTCGCGTACCCCCTCATCGGGAACTACGGCGTCCGAGAAGAACGCTTCGAGTCGGACCGCGTCCACCCCAGCGCCGTCGTCGCCCGCGAGCTCACCGACGACGTCGCCGAGTGGCTCCAGGACGAGGGCGTCCCCGCCGTCGACGGCCTCGACACCCGCGACCTCGTCCTCGACATCCGCGAGGGCGGCGCGATGAAGGTCGGCATCGCTGCCGGCCCCGACGCCACCCCCGAGGACGCCCGCGCGCAACTGGAGGACTGCCCGCACATGAGCGACCTCACGGACATCGGCAGCCGCGTCAGCGTCGACGAGCCCGAGGTCCACGGCGAGGGCGACGTCGACGTCGCGCTCGTCGACTGCGGCGCGAAGGGCTCCATCGTCTCCTCGCTGGTCGACCGCGGCGCTACCGTCCACGTCCTCCCCTACGACACCACGCCCGCGGAGCTCGCGGCCGTCGACCCGGACGTGCTGTTCATCTCGAACGGCCCCGGCGACCCCGCGAACTTCGAGGCCGCCGAACAGCTCGTCTCCGAGTTCGTCGGCGACCTCCCGGTCGCGGGCATCTGCCTCGGCCAGCAGGTCGTCGCCCGCGCGCTCGGCGGCACCACCGAGAAGATGGACTTCGGCCACCGCGGCGTCAACCAGCCCGTCCTCGACTACGACTCCGGGCGCGTCGTGATGACCACACAGAACCACGGCTACACGGTCGCCGAGCCCGGCGACCTCGAGGTCACGCAGATCAACGTCAACGACGACACCCCGGAGGGCCTCGACTCCGAGGAACTGGACGTCGTCACGCGCCAGTACCACCCCGAGGCCAACCCCGGCCCGCACGACAGCCTCGACTTCTTCGACGACGTGCTCGCGCTGGCCTCAAGCCGCACGCCGGTCACGGCCGACTAG